One Pyrus communis chromosome 13, drPyrComm1.1, whole genome shotgun sequence genomic window carries:
- the LOC137713646 gene encoding cytochrome P450 71AP13: protein MALLQLLKEPSLVLAFSFLILLLKFFFKDKSGKRKLKLPPSPPKLPVIGNLHQLRNKPHISLRGLAEKYGPLIYLQLGEIPTVVVSSARVAKEVLKTHDLALSSRPQIFSAKHLFYNCTDVVFSPYSAYWRHIRKICILELLSVKRVQSYSHVREEEVARLVCRVAESYPGTTNLTKILGLYANDVLCRVAFGRGFSEGGDYDRHGFQKMLEEYQELLGGFSIGDFFPSMEFIHSLTGMKSRLQETFRRFDELFDQMVTDHLNPNREKEKHKDLVDVLLDVQKSDSAEIRLTMDNVKAIILDMFAAGTDTTFITLDWGMTELLMNPKVLGRAQAEVRGVVGERRVVLESDLPQLDYLKAVIKEILRLHPPAPVLVPRESMEDVSIDGYDIPAKTRIFVNAWAIGRDPESWENPETFEPERFIGSTIDFKGQDYELLPFGAGRRGCPAITFGTATIELALAQLLHSFDWELPPGTTAKDLDLAEVFGITMHRIDNLIVVARPRFP from the exons ATGGCTCTTCTTCAATTGCTAAAGGAACCCTCTTTGGTTCTTGCATTCAGTTTCCTCATATTGTTGCTCAAGTTTTTCTTTAAGGATAAGTCAGGGAAAAGAAAACTCAAACTTCCACCAAGCCCTCCGAAGCTGCCTGTCATTGGTAACCTTCACCAGCTCAGAAACAAACCTCACATATCTCTTCGCGGCTTGGCAGAGAAGTACGGTCCACTGATTTACTTACAACTTGGTGAGATCCCAACTGTGGTGGTTTCATCGGCTAGAGTAGCCAAGGAAGTACTGAAAACCCATGACCTTGCGCTATCAAGCCGTCCACAAATCTTTTCTGCCAAACACCTCTTCTATAATTGCACAGATGTTGTCTTCTCCCCTTACAGCGCCTATTGGAGGCATATCCGTAAGATTTGCATACTTGAGCTACTAAGTGTCAAACGTGTGCAATCTTATAgccatgttagagaagaagAAGTTGCTCGTCTGGTTTGTCGGGTTGCAGAGTCTTATCCGGGCACCACCAATCTGACCAAGATACTTGGACTGTATGCAAATGATGTTCTCTGTCGAGTAGCATTTGGAAGGGGTTTTTCAGAAGGTGGAGACTATGATCGGCATGGGTTCCAAAAGATGCTTGAGGAATACCAGGAACTGCTTGGAGGATTTTCTATTGGAGATTTCTTCCCTTCCATGGAGTTTATACACAGCTTAACAGGAATGAAATCGAGACTTCAAGAGACCTTCCGGCGCTTTGATGAACTTTTCGACCAGATGGTGACTGATCATCTCAATCCCaatagagaaaaagagaagcACAAGGATCTCGTGGATGTTTTACTTGACGTACAGAAGAGCGATTCTGCTGAAATACGTCTCACCATGGATAATGTCAAGGCTATTATCTTG gaCATGTTTGCTGCAGGAACTGACACAACTTTCATCACCCTCGATTGGGGAATGACAGAGCTTTTGATGAACCCCAAAGTACTGGGAAGAGCGCAAGCAGAAGTACGAGGAGTTGTCGGAGAAAGAAGAGTCGTGTTAGAGAGCGATCTGCCTCAGCTGGACTACCTGAAAGCTGTCATCAAAGAGATACTTAGATTGCATCCACCTGCTCCAGTACTAGTCCCTAGAGAATCCATGGAAGATGTAAGCATTGATGGGTATGATATTCCAGCCAAAACAAGAATTTTTGTCAATGCCTGGGCAATAGGGAGGGACCCGGAATCTTGGGAAAATCCAGAAACGTTTGAACCAGAAAGATTCATAGGTAGCACTATAGACTTCAAGGGGCAGGATTATGAGCTTTTACCTTTTGGGGCTGGTAGAAGAGGTTGTCCAGCTATTACGTTCGGAACAGCAACCATTGAGCTTGCTCTAGCTCAACTTTTGCATAGCTTTGATTGGGAGCTTCCTCCGGGTACTACCGCCAAAGATTTGGACCTGGCAGAAGTTTTTGGTATCACAATGCACAGGATAGACAATCTGATTGTTGTCGCCAGACCACGGTTTCCCTGA